In uncultured Fusobacterium sp., the genomic stretch GGAGATTGCCTCAATTTATTCTAATAGAATGGCTGGAGGATCATATATAGTCAATAATAGTGTAACTGATGTTTATGTTATAGTTGAGCTATTTAAAGATGAAAATGTAAAGATTGATATTACTCCATATTTTGAAAAAACAGGACTTTTATCTCAAGTATTTCAAGGTTTTGAATATAGAGATGAACAGTTATATATGGCTAAACATATAGAAAAAGGATTAAATAAAGAGATTAAAGTTATAGTTGAGGCAGGAACAGGAACAGGAAAAACTTTAGCTTATTTAATTCCAAGTATAGAGTGGGCTATTAAAAATAAGAAAAGAGTTGTAATCTCAACAAATACAATAAATTTACAAGAGCAACTTTTAAACAAAGATATTCCTATAGCTAAAAAGGTAATACAGGGAGATTTTAAATATATTCTTGTGAAAGGAAGAGGAAATTATCTTTGTAATAGAAAATATTCAAATATCATAATGGGAGAGAATAGTAGTATTCAAGATTTTAGTGATTCACAGAAAGTACAGTTTAATGAGATAAAAAAATGGGGACAAAAGACTGAAAAAGGTGATAAAGCTGAACTTCCTTTTGAGGTAGATGCTAGTGTTTGGGAGCTTTTTCAAAGTGAAACAGATATCTGTGCAGGAAATAAATGTCCATATAAAGGTGAGTGCTTTTTTCTAAAATCTAGAGAGGAAAAGAAAAATGCAGATATTTTAATAACTAATCATCATATGTATTTTTCAGATCTAGCTATTAGAAAGGAAATAGGTTTTAATACTGAATATTCAATACTTCCAGAGTATGGAATGGTAGTATTTGATGAAGCTCACAATGTAGAAAAAGTAGCAAGAGATTACTTTTCATATGAAGCATCAAAATATAGTTTTACAAAAACTATGAATCAAATTTTTACAGTAGAGGGGAAAAAGAAAAATACAGGAAGCCTTGATATTTTACAAAAATATATAAAGTCCCATGATATAGATCATAGAGGTATTTTAGATAAAGAGATAGAAGACATTAAGATAAAACATAAGAACCTTTATATAGCTGGTAGAGAGTATTTTAACCATATTATAGAGGTGTTTTCAAATGGACAAATGGGAACTTTTACATTTAGAGCTAAAAAAGATGAAATGGACAACTCTCCTTTTTTAAGTAGTTTAATTGATTTTAGAGAAAGATTTACTATTGAGTATAACTCATATATGAGAAAAGTGAGAGAACTTATTAAAGATATTAGAGATGAGGAGGATGAAAACGGAAATATAAATGACTTTATAAAGTATACTGATAGGCTTGAATCTTTTTTTAATAATTTTAGATTTATTAATGATTTTGATGATGATGAGTTTATTTATTGGATAGAAGTAAATAGTAGGAAAGGAAACTCTAAATTAGTAGCAACTCCTCTAAAAATAGATCATGAATTACAAAAGAATTTATATATAAATCTTAAACAGATAGTATTTACATCAGCTACTATTGCTATTGGAAATGATTTTACATATTTTAAAGAATCAATAGGATTAGATGAAGAGACATTAGATAAAGTTATTCATTCACCATTTAATTATGATAAGCAGATGAAAGCTTATATACCTTCAGATATTCCGGCTCCTTCTGATAAGAATTTTACTGATGAGATAGCAGAGTTTTTAAAGGCTATGCTTATAAAATCTAAAGGGAAAACTTTTGTCTTATTTACTTCATATTCAACTTTAAATTATATGTATTATATGCTAAGAGATGAACTTGAGGCAAATGGAATAGAGTTATTTATTCATGGAAAAGCACCAAGAACTCAACTTATAAATATGTATGTTAATGGAAGAAATCCTGTGTTATTTGGAACAGATTCATTCTGGGAAGGAGTAGATATAAAAGGGAAACAGTTAAGTTCAGTAATAATAGTAAAAATTCCTTTTAAAGTTCCTAGTGATCCTGTAACAGAAGCAATTATAGAACATATAACTGCACAGGGAAAAAACTCATTTACTGAATATCAAGTGCCAGAAGCTGTAATTAAATTTAAACAGGGAATAGGAAGATTGATAAGAAGTAAGAGTGATAGTGGAACAATAACTATTTTAGATAACAGAATAATAAATAAAAAATATGGTAGATATTTTATAGAATCTATCCCTACTAAAAATATAAATGTAATAGGGAAAACAGCTATATTAAAAGATATAACTACAAAGAATAAAGGTGAGAACAATGAAGAAATTTAGTTTATTTGGACTTAAATTTATGTTCGAAGTAAAGAGAAGTAGCAAAAATGATGTTGAACTTTATTCTACCTCTTATGCTTTAAGGGAAAAAATAGTATATTTGATATTGATAATGTTTTTAATAGCATTTAGCTCAAAGGTTGGATTGCTTTCTAAAAATAATAACTACAGTGTAGGAGATGTGGTAATATCTGATATTTATGCCCCTAAAACAATAGTTTTTAATGATAAGAGTGCTAAAGAAAAAATAATAGAAAATATGATTGCTCAATCAGGAAAAGAATATATATATTCAGCAGATGCTGGAAGAATATATTTGGAGACTTTTGATGAATTTTTCGATGATATCTATGCATTAAAAAATAATAAAGATAGTAATGTAGATTTTAAAAATTTAGAAAAAGATACTGGGAGAAGAATACCTGATTCTATGGTAAAGGAACTTCTCTCTTTAAAAGTTCCTGATATTGTAAAATTACAAAAAGAAACAAGAAAATTTTTAGAAAATCTCTATGAAAGTGGAATTGTACAGGAGAAAGCTAGTGTAAAATATAAGTCTCCCTATGATAAAAAAATAGAAAAATTATCAAATCTTCAAAAACAGATAGTTGAGACTTTTGCTGCTCCTAACTATATTTATGATGAAGGTAAAACTAAAAAAGCTATTGAAGAGAAAGTTTCTCAAATTAATGATCAATATATAGAGATTAAAGCAGGAACTTTAGTTGCTAAAAAAGGTGAGATTTTAAATGAAAGAAGAATCAAGATTCTTGAGTCTTGCGGAGTTTACTCATATAAGAAAAGTTTAGGAATAATGATGGCTAATTTAGCTTATTTATTTATTATATCTACTTTATTCTATCAAATAGTGTTTAATAGATATAAAAAAGATATTCTAAGAAAGAGCACTTATAGAAGTACACTTTTAATAATTATAGTTTTCTTTTTAACATTTAGATTTATAAATAATGATTTAATATATTTAGTTCCAGCAGATACGGCACTATTTTTATTAGTTTTATTGACTAATACAAAGTTTGGATTGATGATAATATCATTTATGCTTTTCTTTTTATTACCTATAATAGATTATGATTTAATATTCTTAGTTATGAATATCGCTTCTATGACTTTTGGAGCTTATTTAATTAAAAAGGTAAATACAAGAGCAGGATTGATTGCTATTGGAATTCAAATGGCAGTATTAAAAGTAGCAACTTTTGGATTATTAAGTTTCTTCTCAGAGGTAGAAACTTTTGGAGCTGCACTAAAATCAGGAGAGATTATAGTATCAGGACTTGTTTCAGGAATGATAACAATTGCTCTTCTTCCATATTTTGAAAAGACATTTAATATTTTAACTCTTTTCAAACTTTTGGAATTAGGAGATTTATCACATCCATTGTTAAAGAAATTATCTATGGAGGCTCCAGGAACTTTCCATCATTCAATGATGGTAGCTACACTTTCTGAAAATGCAGCAGCAGCAGTAGGAGCAAATTCTGTTTTTGCAAGAGTTGCAGCATATTATCACGATATAGGAAAATGCAAAAGACCTCAGTTCTATGTGGAAAATCAACAGAATGGTGAGAACCCACATAATAGAGTTTCACCTTTTATGAGTAATCTTATAATAACTTCTCATACTAAAGATGGAGCTGAAATGGCAAAGCAATATCAAATACCTAGAGAGATTAGAGATATAATGTATGAGCATCAAGGAACAACATTTCTAGCTTATTTCTATAACAAGGCAAAGGCTTTAGATCCAACTGTTACAAAAGAGGAGTTTAGATATAGTGGACCTAAACCAAGAAGTAAAGAGTCTGCTATCATAATGCTTGCTGACTCTATTGAGGCAGCTGTAAGATCTTTAGATGAGAAAACACCTAGAGCTATTGAAGAGATGTTGAGAAAAATTATTAATGGTAAGATTGAAGATAATCAACTTTCAGAAGCTGATTTGACATTTAAAGAGATAGAGATAATAATTCAAACTTTTGTTAAATCGTTAATTAGCATACATCATGTAAGAATAAAATACCCAGGACAAAAATAATAAAGAGGAGAAAAGGAGAATAAAATGGAATTAGTAATGGATATGTCTTTAGAGATAGAAGGATATGATGAACTTGTAAAAGAGGAAGAGATAAGAGATTATGTAAAGAAAGCTCTTGAAAGTGAATTTGAAAGTGATAGACCTGTATATCTATCACTTCTATTTACAGGAAATGATGAAATTCAAGTTATAAATAGAGATTATAGAGGAAAGGATCAACCTACTGATGTTATCTCATTTGCTTATCATGAAACAGAGGATTTTGATATTGGACCTTATGATACTTTAGGAGATATTGTAATATCTATGGAAAGAGTTGAGGAACAAGCTGCAGAGTATAATCACTCTGTAAAAAGAGAGTTATACTATGTACTAACTCATGGACTTCTTCATCTATTGGGATATGATCACATAGAAGAGGAAGATAGAAAAGAG encodes the following:
- a CDS encoding helicase C-terminal domain-containing protein — protein: MEIKEKISFEAREIIKNEIEKAGGNEVFFRGIPNDEGVITEVSILARGNKTSVPAILNAMKKGEVIIHNHPSGFLYPSDADVEIASIYSNRMAGGSYIVNNSVTDVYVIVELFKDENVKIDITPYFEKTGLLSQVFQGFEYRDEQLYMAKHIEKGLNKEIKVIVEAGTGTGKTLAYLIPSIEWAIKNKKRVVISTNTINLQEQLLNKDIPIAKKVIQGDFKYILVKGRGNYLCNRKYSNIIMGENSSIQDFSDSQKVQFNEIKKWGQKTEKGDKAELPFEVDASVWELFQSETDICAGNKCPYKGECFFLKSREEKKNADILITNHHMYFSDLAIRKEIGFNTEYSILPEYGMVVFDEAHNVEKVARDYFSYEASKYSFTKTMNQIFTVEGKKKNTGSLDILQKYIKSHDIDHRGILDKEIEDIKIKHKNLYIAGREYFNHIIEVFSNGQMGTFTFRAKKDEMDNSPFLSSLIDFRERFTIEYNSYMRKVRELIKDIRDEEDENGNINDFIKYTDRLESFFNNFRFINDFDDDEFIYWIEVNSRKGNSKLVATPLKIDHELQKNLYINLKQIVFTSATIAIGNDFTYFKESIGLDEETLDKVIHSPFNYDKQMKAYIPSDIPAPSDKNFTDEIAEFLKAMLIKSKGKTFVLFTSYSTLNYMYYMLRDELEANGIELFIHGKAPRTQLINMYVNGRNPVLFGTDSFWEGVDIKGKQLSSVIIVKIPFKVPSDPVTEAIIEHITAQGKNSFTEYQVPEAVIKFKQGIGRLIRSKSDSGTITILDNRIINKKYGRYFIESIPTKNINVIGKTAILKDITTKNKGENNEEI
- a CDS encoding HDIG domain-containing metalloprotein — translated: MKKFSLFGLKFMFEVKRSSKNDVELYSTSYALREKIVYLILIMFLIAFSSKVGLLSKNNNYSVGDVVISDIYAPKTIVFNDKSAKEKIIENMIAQSGKEYIYSADAGRIYLETFDEFFDDIYALKNNKDSNVDFKNLEKDTGRRIPDSMVKELLSLKVPDIVKLQKETRKFLENLYESGIVQEKASVKYKSPYDKKIEKLSNLQKQIVETFAAPNYIYDEGKTKKAIEEKVSQINDQYIEIKAGTLVAKKGEILNERRIKILESCGVYSYKKSLGIMMANLAYLFIISTLFYQIVFNRYKKDILRKSTYRSTLLIIIVFFLTFRFINNDLIYLVPADTALFLLVLLTNTKFGLMIISFMLFFLLPIIDYDLIFLVMNIASMTFGAYLIKKVNTRAGLIAIGIQMAVLKVATFGLLSFFSEVETFGAALKSGEIIVSGLVSGMITIALLPYFEKTFNILTLFKLLELGDLSHPLLKKLSMEAPGTFHHSMMVATLSENAAAAVGANSVFARVAAYYHDIGKCKRPQFYVENQQNGENPHNRVSPFMSNLIITSHTKDGAEMAKQYQIPREIRDIMYEHQGTTFLAYFYNKAKALDPTVTKEEFRYSGPKPRSKESAIIMLADSIEAAVRSLDEKTPRAIEEMLRKIINGKIEDNQLSEADLTFKEIEIIIQTFVKSLISIHHVRIKYPGQK
- the ybeY gene encoding rRNA maturation RNase YbeY, which encodes MELVMDMSLEIEGYDELVKEEEIRDYVKKALESEFESDRPVYLSLLFTGNDEIQVINRDYRGKDQPTDVISFAYHETEDFDIGPYDTLGDIVISMERVEEQAAEYNHSVKRELYYVLTHGLLHLLGYDHIEEEDRKEMRIREEEILGQFGYTREM